A section of the Bombus fervidus isolate BK054 chromosome 9, iyBomFerv1, whole genome shotgun sequence genome encodes:
- the Emei gene encoding transmembrane protein 161-like emei, which yields MALLGAQLVITLIMVSIIQKVTPHFSFARWILCSTGLTRYLYPTDQQLRTLAGVPKEKPKKGKHTENEKVGDVFHVPRNLDITLESAKITTLDVVYLKYYTEYQWLLDFSIYATAVYILTEIYNYLYPNNDEINLSMLWCSLVLGFAFKVLLSLWVQYFKGEESIGERSTCIVTGFAYLLIAMMALIVDENDLEIGLDKAYASFNHSASLFLDNQGLPSTGPVSKIVVKFFLALWCGLLGSLFTFPGLRMSKMHLDAARYYKDRKLLIIIANLSYISPIVLISLWIKRVSRDYFTVRIFSGMSGPLLTTSAFESMRIITIIVVVLSKFVLMPMYLQSYLNLAMQRLENQKKEAGRITNVDLQKRIAVVFHYLCVVALQFIIPIIICLFFTFMYKTLGGYTWQGILKAPLLEECPANEPPKSLSNIMNAHDNEKTVAQTAQDFQLALSSLKQIFTVDVYRGLFGFVTWWSCFTLFATTALGIFYQRHFSKM from the exons ATG GCTCTCTTAGGTGCTCAATTAGTTATAACACTGATTATGGTCAGTATTATCCAAAAAGTAACtccacatttttcttttgcaaGATGGATTTTATGTTCTACTGG GTTGACACGTTATTTGTATCCAACTGATCAACAGCTTAGAACTCTTGCTGGTGTGCCTAAAGAAAAACCAAAGAAAGGTAAACATACTGAGAATGAGAAGGTTGGAGATGTTTTTCATGTTCCTAGAAATTTGGATATCACGCTTGAGAGTGCTAAGATAACTACGTTAGATGtagtgtatttaaaatattatacagagtATCAGTGGTTATTGGACTTTTCTATCTATGCTACTGCAGTTTATATCTTGACAGAG atatataattatttatatccaaACAATGATGAAATTAATCTAAGCATGCTTTGGTGCTCACTAGTTCTGGGTTTTGCATT TAAAGTGTTACTTTCTCTTTGGGTGCAATACTTTAAGGGAGAGGAGAGTATAGGTGAAAGGTCTACATGTATTGTAACTGGATTTGCTTATCTTCTCATAGCTATGATGGCTCTTATTGTTGATGAAAACGACCTTGAAATTGGATTGGATAAAGCTTATGCAAGTTTCAATCATAGTGCGTCTCTTTTTCTAGATAATCAAGGTCTTCCTTCTAC AGGACCAGTATCAAAAATTGTAGTAAAGTTCTTCCTTGCTTTGTGGTGTGGTTTACTTGGTTCTTTGTTTACTTTTCCAGGATTGAGAATGTCAAAAATGCATTTGGATGCAGCGag atATTATAAAGATCGAAAGTTGTTGATAATAATAGCAAATCTCAGTTATATCTCCCCAATTGTATTAATAAGTTTATGGATTAAGCGTGTAAGCAGAGATTATTTTACAGTCAGAATATTTAGTGGTATGAGTGGACCATT GTTGACAACTTCAGCCTTTGAGAGTATgagaataattacaattattgttgtagttctatcaaaatttgtattaatgcCAATGTACTTGCAATCGTATCTCAATTTAGCTATGCAACGGTTAGAGAATCAAAAGAAAGAAGCTGGTAGAATTACGAATGTTGATTTGCAGAAAAGG atTGCGGTGGTATTCCACTATTTGTGCGTTGTAGCTTTGCAGTTTATTATTCCGATAATcatatgtttattttttacattcatGTATAAAACTCTAG GTGGTTATACGTGGCAAGGGATTTTAAAAGCACCACTACTTGAAGAATGTCCAGCTAATGAGCCACCAAAATCTTTATCAAACATAATGAATGCCCATGATAATGAAAAAACTGTTGCGCAAACGGCGCAAGATTTTCAACTTGCTCTGAGTTCCTTAAAGCAG ATATTCACTGTGGATGTGTATAGAGGGTTATTTGGTTTCGTAACATGGTGGAGTTGTTTTACATTGTTTGCAACTACCGCTTTAGGTATATTTTATCAGAGACACTTCTctaaaatgtaa
- the LOC139991031 gene encoding uncharacterized protein isoform X2 produces MLKYVVLSCIMLLSVYAEPPIQGVKPTNVLGTSDQHASFSFIRPGLTQTAFAFSGPSSHQSFSSSIGNPHLAQRVLPNVANALAYKNPGLGVFPVGPVAHGYATAPVAPTFVSPAPAPLPYQTSVDPTTALAYYQQLQQYQQAQLHGYPAPNAYQAQLAQLLALRQAQAQAQAQAQAQAQAQVQVQEHVQAQAQQ; encoded by the exons ATGTTG AAATACGTAGTACTTTCTTGTATTATGCTTCTTTCGGTATATGCCGAACCACCCATTCAAGGTGTAAAACCAACAAATGTACTTGGCACTTCTGATCAGCATGCATCTTTCAGCTTTATCAGACCGGGTTTAACACAAACAGCCTTCGCTTTTAGTGGCCCTAGCTCTCATCAATCGTTTAGTTCCAGTATTGGAAATCCTCATTTAGCACAAAGGGTTCTTCCAAATGTTGCTAATGCACTTGCTTACAAAAATCCTGGCTTAG GTGTATTTCCGGTTGGTCCTGTCGCACATGGTTATGCAACTGCACCAGTTGCACCCACTTTTGTTTCTCCTGCACCTGCACCGCTACCCTATCAAACCTCGGTTGATCCAACTACTGCACTAGCTTATTATCAACAGTTACAGCAATATCAGCAAGCCCAGTTACATGGTTATCCTGCACCTAATGCGTATCAAGCACAATTAGCGCAATTACTTGCATTACGACAAGCTCAAGCTCAAGCTCAAGCTCAAGCTCAAGCACAAGCACAAGCTCAAGTTCAAGTTCAAGAACATGTGCAAGCACAAGCACAACAA tAA
- the LOC139991031 gene encoding uncharacterized protein isoform X1 — protein sequence MLKYVVLSCIMLLSVYAEPPIQGVKPTNVLGTSDQHASFSFIRPGLTQTAFAFSGPSSHQSFSSSIGNPHLAQRVLPNVANALAYKNPGLGVFPVGPVAHGYATAPVAPTFVSPAPAPLPYQTSVDPTTALAYYQQLQQYQQAQLHGYPAPNAYQAQLAQLLALRQAQAQAQAQAQAQAQAQVQVQEHVQAQAQQVPEQIQLQQEQQHQAQNLLGISYSAAPSVARVKVSGNGYKFDF from the exons ATGTTG AAATACGTAGTACTTTCTTGTATTATGCTTCTTTCGGTATATGCCGAACCACCCATTCAAGGTGTAAAACCAACAAATGTACTTGGCACTTCTGATCAGCATGCATCTTTCAGCTTTATCAGACCGGGTTTAACACAAACAGCCTTCGCTTTTAGTGGCCCTAGCTCTCATCAATCGTTTAGTTCCAGTATTGGAAATCCTCATTTAGCACAAAGGGTTCTTCCAAATGTTGCTAATGCACTTGCTTACAAAAATCCTGGCTTAG GTGTATTTCCGGTTGGTCCTGTCGCACATGGTTATGCAACTGCACCAGTTGCACCCACTTTTGTTTCTCCTGCACCTGCACCGCTACCCTATCAAACCTCGGTTGATCCAACTACTGCACTAGCTTATTATCAACAGTTACAGCAATATCAGCAAGCCCAGTTACATGGTTATCCTGCACCTAATGCGTATCAAGCACAATTAGCGCAATTACTTGCATTACGACAAGCTCAAGCTCAAGCTCAAGCTCAAGCTCAAGCACAAGCACAAGCTCAAGTTCAAGTTCAAGAACATGTGCAAGCACAAGCACAACAA GTACCTGAACAGATTCAGTTGCAGCAAGAACAACAACACCAAGCTCAGAATTTATTAGGAATTTCTTATTCCGCAGCACCTTCGGTAGCCCGGGTAAAAGTTTCCGGAAATGGTTATAAATTCGATTTCTAA